CaaaatgttattatatatttgaaTGGTTTGTAATTTGTATAGCCACTCAGTGTGACTGATCTTTCAGTACATTAAAAATTTTGTTGATGTTGGAAAATGTTGACGTCAAAGCCTCCCATTCTGTTTGTCAATTTATATTTTCATATAGTTTCATGTTTTCCAATAACCTCTAAACTCCTAACAGCTGCATTGATGTGTGTATTATCTCCAGGCTCTATGTCGAGAACTTCATCAGAAGATTGACATCGTAGATGAAGAGAGATATGACATTGCAGCCAAAGTGGCCAAAAATTATAAGGAGGTAATTCTAATAATACCttaatgtacacacatacacactttaaatatgtaataaataataccCAAAGAATTGTTCTATTCTAACGGAAAAGACAAAGACAGTGAACACCATGACTTCAATGCttcttataaaaaaattaaatcaacACCAACACCAAATATGTGGGTTCCAACTTGCATACACCAACCAATTACTAGTTCTGGCAACTGAGTGgcatcacaaaaatgcattttccttGTCATGGGGACATCATTATCATATATCATTATCATTGTTCCTTTTGTAGGCACCTGGGTTCCTGGGTAGGCACCCATTCCACTGCTCAGGATAAGGATAACCTAGGGCAGAtagaacacttttatttttcatatttagatatacacatgtacagcccAATGTAATTCATATATCACAGcttctttggaagctggggtcagagtgcagggtcagccatggtCAAGAGTTTGAACCCCCAGCATTCTAGGTGGTAACCCACAgctgtacccactaggctaccactgtccaaaggTCAATGTCAAGAGTGGGATAAAGCTGTTTACTGACATTCTAGAAAATTTGGCAGTATCATTGCCAAAATTGAGGAGAACATATGGCGTCACATCAATGTCAAAACTAGAGGGCGCAACTTTTAACATGTCGCGTGTGTAAATATCCCTCTCGCGAGCACAAAAAGAGGAATTGCGTGCACACTGATCATAAAATCGCTCTCAAACTGTCTTTTTCACTCTcgaatgttgtttttctgctcgATTTCATTGTTGTGCGCGCGCGCGAAAGCAAATTGCGCTCGGCTGCTCTTTCTGCGCGAGAGAAGATTTTGCGCTCGCGTTTTCAAAGGGGCGGTTTTGACAGTTTGGGGGCGGAGTCAGGGCCGGCTCTATCAGCGAATGCTATTGGCTCTATGCATGCAAGCTCTGTGACGTGTTTCCGTTTAGCCTTAGTCGGACAGTCTAGCTTCTGTTTTGTGAGAACCCCCAGCAAAGTTCTAAACGCAACATGTCGTATAGCGGTGAATATGTAGAGTTTGCGTTTTCAAACACAAGATCGAGGTGGATCGGAACATTCTCAGGGTTCATGTTGAACGCTGCATTCGACGGGTAAAAGAGCATAAGTTGTTCGACACGGTGATCGCTATGTCCATTtctgtttactgtgttttgCCTGCATGTGAACTATCGGATTGGACCACTTGACAAGGCATGAAGCTAAACACTCGCCTTTATCtgcaattttctttttaaataacgtgtacatttaaatattgtaaatatatattatagtttatactctATTTCTGTGTTtaacaaaagcataaaaaccaacaaaagcctctttattatgtaaacatcttttatatctacactctttgattattttatcagttctacaattacagactgtagttcatctgtttctctctataCTGTGTTAgcctcatttctgttcttaataatcaggacccccacagagcaggtattatttaggtggtggatgattctcagcactgcagtgacactgacatggtggtggtgtgttagtgtgtgttgtgctggtatgagtggatcagatacagcagcgctgctggagttttttaatatcatgtccacttactgtccactttattagacacttctacctagttggtccaccttcgcacatctattgctgctgtttgagttggtcatcttctagaccttcatcagtggtcacaggacgctgcccaccgggcGCTGTATTTATCgtcttatttactcataccagcacaacacacactaacacaccaccaccatgtcagtgtcactgcagtgctgagaatgatccaccacctaaataatacctgctctgtggtggtcctgattattaagaacagggtgaaaggggggctaacaatgcatgcaaagaaacagattacaggcagtaattgtagaactacaaagtgattttatatggtaagtagagctgataaaatggacagtgagtgtagaaacaaggaggtggttttaatgttatggctgatcagtgatagatggatggatggatcgataTCAGAAGAAACAATAAATGAGCTGGTGTTTCAATACTTGTCCATattgagtgtgtaaaacagtttatCTCCACCTTTGCCGTTTCTCACGTTTTGTGAATCTGGCAGTTGTTTAGCATTCATTTCATGATGAATAGACCACTTGAATGGTGTTaaagacttgaaataaaatctttttacatttaactttaaatgaaagtcagttttttctcttttgtaacaTGATACAAGGTTTTGAATTGAACAGCATATTGCTGCCAGCTTGACactgataaattctgtaatgaTTATGTCTTGATAACCTGCCgtaagaaacataaaaaaaaaaaaaaaaaatcaagtttaCCCTCACATTTActacaaaaaaatgttttttttggagaaagacatgttaatactgtaacatcaaattaattaaatgacatgaaaatttaaaggtctgacataacatttgataataaataaaagataactcaTTAATATATTGGcaaacaaaactttttacacttaatgaAAAGATTGAGGGTAAATTGGTAATATATTCAGTCAGATATgttaagtttgttttatgttttattaggaatttaaagtcatgttttacattttggttacattcatgacagaaacggtagttactcattacacaagattcatcagttcaattcaTCAATATCAATTaattatcaattaattaataaatataaattatattaatataataaataattaatatcaaacagtcatggacaatttagtgtctccaattcacctcacttacacacttctggactgtgggaggaaacacggaggagcacccggaggaaacccacatggatacagaaagaacccagaccactccacctgggaactgaacacacacacatacattatatatatatatatacatatacctgacactgtgcaaggagaagatgcatcaaaatgaaattGTAATGGTATGCTTCAAAGCTAACTAAAACATAAATCTCAATACTGGTCTGTCAAGCTAGATGTAGTGTTTGTCTAGTCTAGCAAAACAATCACTAACCAGTTTACAACTAGCCTACCTGCATGGTTATAAGGAAATGCTTGCAAACGTACTTACCTTCGTATTTGTCAATGTAGCTGgtgttgtacatttaaaatcgtTCACCGTCAGACGAGGTTAATCTTGAAGACAACAAGTGTAAAAGAGAGAGCCACAATATCTGCTTGTTGACAACCGGCGTCTGAATACCGGAAGTTGATCTGTCCCGTACACGAGAACCCGGAAGTAAGGCGTGCATAGAGCCGGCCCTGACTCCGCCCCCAAACTGTCAAAACCGCCTCTTTGATAACGCGAGCGCAAAATCTTCTCTCGCGCAGAAAGAGCAGCCGAGCGCAATTTGCTTTCGCGCGCGCACACAACAATGAAATcgagcagaaaaacaacattcgAGAGTGAAAAAGACAGTTTGAGAGCGATTTTATGATCAGTGTGCACGCAATTCCTCTTTTTGTGCTCGCGAGAGGGATATTTACACACGTGAAATGTTAAAAGTTGCGCCCTCTAGTTTTGACATTGATGTGACGCCATAAGAACATATCATATAATGCCGTCAATGATAGGGACAGTTAACTCCCTCCTCCAGTGGTGTTGATTTGCTAAATGTCATTGCAAGTGGAGCAGTAATCTGGGTTGCACACGCCAGCCCTCACCCTTCCATATAGCTTGTGTAATAAGTGAGACTTATTAAGGTGGTGAGATTTATAGCAGTAATTAATCTGGATTTAAAAAAGAACTGTTTTATATGTTCTGCTTACTCGTAACTGAATGTGAAAAAGTACCCAACTTTTCTAGTCTCTTGTTTCTTTCTggtctttttttttggtttagCAGTGCAGCGGTGACAGTGATTGTTttttacggtggccgagaagtgcaaaacaaatttacatttcagaaaacaaaattacaaaaaaaccaaaacaaatttacaacaaaagcaaaaacaaatttacaagtgctcgggtacccagtgtttgtaaatttgttttggcatatgtaaaagtgtttcagcacttgtaaatttattttcggcatatgtaattttgttttctaaaatgtatatttgttttgcacttcccggccgcacatttctgacggaaaaggcagggacaataaaccggaagtgcgtgttgcttacctgctgtcaatcaaactgtttctcagcgataaagtgaacggagtttgtgatggtgacgataaacaaggttttgtctagtttgtggaaatcattttatccagttgacccgctattgtttttcttgtggaaagttttgtgcagatgtttagacgtggcgtgtgcatctctatttaccgtccgctcttctaaacatctaagaaattcccacaagaacaacaaaagcgaaataatgaaaataattaacacaaaatggacaaaacattgtttattagggacggaacatttgataccgaggctttaaaacttgtttcacttttgtaacactggactcagtgtatcggagcttatattaaagcagcaggaatgtgcaggactgatgaagctttgtgctgagttttatctcactcactatataagagacaatcaaaccagggttacccaccgtcctgtaacatacacaatccttctttatctggagactaaacgccgcgttcagtactgaactgatacaggacgctttgttccgtatttttatcaatgggagacagtgtgatgtataaaacagaaggaaactgctgcttaattcattatattaagtagtgttcacttttattcttagtaacgtgacataacctgtttaatacaccgctgtatgagcagcacagtgggcggagtgcgttgttttgcctaaaatatggttctgacttattataaagaatgaaaataataaatgttaaacaccataaataaaacctttgttctcatgactgtgtaaggtccccccctgctgctataaccagcgcacacacaccgttactaagaataaaagtgaacactacttaatataattcccacagtctcccactgataaaaatacggaacaaagcgtcctgtatcagttcagtactgaacgtggcgtttagtctccagataaagcaggattctgtatttacaggacggtgggtaaccctggtttgattgtctcttatatagtgagtgagataaaactcagcacaaagcttcatcagtcctgcacattcctgctgctttaatataagctccgatacactgagtccagtgttacaaaagtgaaacaagttttaaagcctcggtatcaaatgttccgtccctaataaacaatgttttgtccattttgtgttaattattttcattatttcgcttttgttgttcttgtgggaatttcttagatgtttagaagagcggacggtaaatagagatgcacacgccacgtctaaacatctgcacaaaactttccacaagaaaaacaatagcgggtcaactggataaaatgatttccacaaactagacaaaaccttgtttatcgtcaccatcacaaactccgttcactttatcgctgagaaacagtttgattgacagcaggtaagcaacacgcacttccggtttattgtccctgccttttccgtcagaaatgtgcggccgggaagtgcaaaacaaatatacattttagaaaacaaaattacatatgccgaaaataaatttacaagtgctgaaacacttttacatatgccaaaacaaatttacaaacactgggtacccgagcacttgtaaatttgtttttgcttttgttgtaaatttgttttggtttttttgtaattttgttttctgaaatgtaaatttgttttgcacttctcggccaccgtagtttTTGCCATGGGCAAATTTCAGCATTATTACTAATTTACAACTCTAGGTTACATTTAAGTTTATGGATCTATTTCAGGTGCATCCATAAATGAACGCACACAAACCAGTATGTCCCTTGACCTCACAGTTATTATCTTTCTTTAGACTTTTTTCGCAAGTATCAATGTCAACATTGGGATTTGAGATTTGGGAATTGGTTGAGTTCTCTAACACGCAATACAATTTTGTTGACTTCAGATTTCAGATCTGTCTATTAAAATCATTGAGCTGAAGGGGAAAATGAAGAGACCTGCTCTGAAGAGGGTAAAGATTTCTGCAGATGCCATGCTGGGTGCTCTTCTGGGCTCCAAGGTTAAGGAGTCTGTGGACTTCAAGGCCAATCTTAAAACAGTCAAGAAGGAGGAAGAGAAGGTAAAGCATTATGTGCAAACTAAGAATTAGCAAAatgatattattgttttatatttttggtcaCTGAgaattattgtttgtatttttacacagAAAGAGGAGGTGACTGACTGGCGTAAGAATGTGGAAGCCATGTCTGGTATGGAAGGCAGGAAGAAGCTGTTTGATGCTGGTGGTCAATGAGATTTTAAAGCATAAAGTCATAAGAAAACCtccaaaaataaacagttatttGTACTTATTGTACTTATGGCTGGCTTACCATCAGTTATACTGCTATAACAAAAATACACAGAGCCAGTTTCATACCCACATAAAGCCCTGATAAGTTATTTCTGATGTACAGATTTAGATCATTGTCATGTTAGTTGTACAATGGATTGATCTctgttataatttattattattgtttggaATCAGCTGCATTGCATGAAtaagtaaaaaactaaaaatagttttattacTGGTTTTCTGAGTCTTTGTTTATTCCTAAAGTCATATTGGCAGTTTTTTCCCTGAAAATTAATAAACAGGTATTAAACAAAAGTCTATAAAAGTGTATTTTGTCCATGGCTTTAGTAAAACACACTATATGTAAGttatgtgtctgtgtttctgtctAACAATAGCACATCAGTGTAATATTTAGGTCACTAGATCATGTGAATATAAGGTGGTCAGTAGATCATGTGAAGAATTACTAACATATCATTCTATTAAATTTGAGGCCGGGGCATTACCATAAAACCTCGCCTAGGATTTGCTGCTAGGTCAGAAGCTTAATGTACAAAGCCATTAAAGGACCCATAGTATTTGCCCAGGAGTTATCAGCAGGCATTAGAACTAAAAATAAGTGAGGAACAAAGGGTGGTGATAATTCTTGACACCTCCGTCATGGGCACAGTTCACTTAGAGAATGAACAGCTCACATTACAATAAGACAACGCTTCCACCTGCTCTCAAACATCTAAATGAAACTTGATTTATACTGCTGAGATACCAGATAAGCAGCCAATGACTGTTCTGCCATAGTGCTTGGATATTATCACTTAGCCTACATGTGATTCTGGATGATCAGCATTACTGACCTAAATAAATGATCTATGCTCTTTAATTTAGATATTCAGTATTTACATCTATATAATTCTGTATGATTACTCCACTACACCtacttattatttaatgtatttaatttcacacaattGTAAATAGATACACTTATATTCCtactaattattttatatattcacACTAGTGTAATTCAGAATTATTGCacaaatataacaataaattattttacatacCATTGCAGCCAACTATTGAAAAGTGGTGATGGCGTAGTGACATGACAtgttcagtcatttattcattcatttgcttTATCATGACCAGGGTTGGTGTTGGTGCAACACCTTCACGAATCACCAAGAGCAGGCAGAAATACAGCTTTGACAGAGTGCTTATAATTCCAGGGTATCACACACTTATCAATTTACTCATTCACCTACACCCAGGGACAATTTAAAGCAACCAACATAGCAATAAGGCGTGTCTTTGAAAGAAGTCAAAGTAttcagagaaaacccacacggatacagagagaacatgctaaaaACCCTCACAAACAGAACCCTGATGCTGTGCAGCATCCACATTACatactgtgccactgtgctgcctttaaacataatacaataaatacattaacatGGATTATTACATATTAGAAAGTTCTGTATCTTTATTTTTGTCAAATCAATTTTCTCATTTGTTTCTTGTTTTGCCACCCTTTATCCAAAAGTTTCCGTAAATAGATCTACATCATAATTAgatgtacactgtatggccaacagtggcgatttctctaagactgcaagggaagctcagcttcccctaaaatgtcaaaaattaaatggtcaaatatgtacagttgtgttaacatttcattgactacaaatgcgttagaacacgttcatctcgaagacgagttcgttcagaatcagctactatcacaaatcgactgactcaaaCTTCTGACTGACTCGAAGccgagcgtctattcacttcaatgggactgcatggaaaggtttttttcattgcttcgaaactcgccggtcattggataaatgccacgattttgtcccgcccacggacgctgagcgtctctgggggtgaatggagctgtgggcgggtctggacgctgagcttctgcaagaagagatcagtcgaaaggctaaATCCCGTATTGATTGAAAGCTATTTTGAtctctacaccatcacttaattactgggagcttcagtcccatcgcggattttgcaagtgaagtcgaaagacaaactgcaacccatttcaggccattttcttgcaATGGAACGGAGGGCagtatttatgtataaataaatttacaaattttatgatgtaagccgacaatgagcttcccctctttgaaagaccagcagccgccactgatggccaagtatatatatttaaacacctgaccatgagcctaATGGTATTTAAAATAGTGTGACCTCTATGTCTTTTCAGTTACACTGAGAAGGCCTTTCGGAAAACGTCTATGGATATCTGTGCCTCTTCAGAGCTCATTCAAAAAAGcatgtgtatggctgggcactgattttgGTCGAGATTGGTTCCAGTGCGAGATTGGTTCCAGTTCCAAAGCTGTCCAaagagatcagggctctgtgcaggacactggagtttctttaaaccaagtttCTTTAtagaaattagaaggggtgtcccaatatggTGTATCTCAATGTGTCATATCACTATGTGCCTCATGAGAAGGAATTTTAGTTCCACCACCAACTTCACCACCCCTTCTTCACAGCATGGCCAAGTCaaataaaaattgttttattacagCAGTTAAGTGTGTGAATCGTGTTTGGAAGGGTTATGCAGAATGGTCAGTAGAATGTCAGAGGCAGAGGTCTATTTTAGGGAGGCATTTACATGGGCGTTAGAAACTATAAATCTGAATGATTTTCCTCTATTCGCTCTCAGCCAGTTTGTACTCTGCTCTGGATTTTCGTCCACATAAAGGTATGTCTTATTTAACTAAATATGAGAAGCTAAATAGTGTGTCTGCAAGTATTTTTTAGCTGTTTGCATGCACTTGCACACAAAAAATTAGATTAAAAGATGATGGTCTTGGCACCTTGTTTGATTGATAATTAACACCTGGAACAATGTCAAGCTTTAAACTAACGCAACTAAGAAGGGTTAAAGCCATTTGTCATTTATTCAGACACCTCTGAAAGTGGTTGCGATCCATGCTGATTTTCAGCTATGCAGAAACTCTAGATTGCTATGTTTAGAAGTGGGTCTGCTGGAAAAACAATAAGGTCAAACTGATTAAACTTCCTAATTACAGGCATtagcaacatttatttatttgttctataAGCACATACAGGTTATTAGGAGTATGCACAAAAAAAATCTGGTGATTTTTCGTCATTTTGtctttatatatattaataaatatatatatatatatatatacagtatatatatatatatatatatatatatatatatatacaataatttacttttttttaacatcaACTAAATCAAACAATACTAATGTTTTTTCTGCTGGTATATAGCAGCTGGGCACTTGGGTTGCCAAGTGGTTTATTGCACTAGCCAATGACCTCTAAGAGCTGAGCGCGTATGAAGACGTGGCCCAGTGGTTTATTCTGTTAGCTCACTACCGCTAAGATCTGAATTTTCAGCTTTTCAGTTTTCAGTTGTTTCAGCTTTTTTGTGTGTAGCAGGCATcagattaaaatgtgtttaggttgacaaaatacaataaagttcaTCAGCCAAAagtaatttctttgtacttttatcagttaattaAAGGTTTAAGAGAATAACCAAATGACAAATTCttgtttttgttgctttttacaaaaatgtcctCTGCATACTTGTTTTCCATCCACCTTCCAATCACATGCCAGTCAGATGATTGACTCTTAACTTCCCTAAATAACTGATGCATCTTTAATACCTCCTAAGTTCACATTTATTTTCACTTATGAGCAtcatttacatatacatttacatttacatttttggcatttagcagacactcttatccagagcaacgtacagaagtgcttccatggTGAAATGATTCCATAGTATCATGTGACTAATGGCATGTTTTTTGGGAGGCCAAAGAAAACCAGAATACTAGAGGAAAACCCACATAGGTAAGCAGGAGGTATTGAACTCAGATCATTGGAGCTGAACAGCACCATCACCACCTTTTGAATAATTGAATTAATGTAGTAAGTATTACTAAAACTTTAAATTGTGATGATGTTAAGTATAACATGTAAAtattctttgtgtgttttgttaggAAACTGAGACCCACAAAAAACAATGGCTGATGCGTAAGTTTGCTTCTTGTGTATCATGTAGAAAcatttttttaaggtttttttttgtggggttttttttgtgggtttttttttttgtgtgtgttaacTTTGTTCTAACCttctattttctttctttctattttctCTTCACTTTTACAGACCGGTAAGTTTGAAATAATATagtaacagtacaaaacaattACTTACCAACCATTACTCATGCTATATGGATGGGTGAATCAGCATTCTATACCAGTAGTATAGAATTGTTCCATTATATTAATCATACAGTAAGCCTTCTAACAAGACAAATGAACCTAAACCAGCAAAATGCCCCCCACAGCATAACAGTCACCAGTTATTCCCTTGATGTTCAACACATGTACTCACTAATAAAATGAGTGCTAAATGCAGTGCACAGTGAAAGGACATGCACCTGTAAATTTTTTCCACAAATTTTTTACTTGGTCTGTCACCTTTCTGCttcactgataaaaaaaaaaacagaaattgaTAAATGTgacagaaataaaacaaatatagtaataataaattgttTTACATATTACAAATCCCACAGAGAAAACCAAAGATTAGTTCAGCTCGTCGGCTTGGGTTGAAGGTAAGAATAAATCACTCTGGACATATATACCTGTGAAACAACATACACACTAATTTGCGTTCACACTGGATATATTTGGCAAAAATTAAAATGAGTTCTTTTTGTATAGATCAAGTTGCTGTACACAGCCCAGGAGATGCTGGCAGTTGAGAAGGAAGAtaagaaaaaagagagagagactgtcCTGAGCGAGAGGGTCCCACCCCTTAAACTCTCGGGTCTGTCTGTCCAGGAACTGCAGGTGAAGTTACTGGCATTCCTAAACTTCTGGTACCTTTAGCATTTAAACTAGGTTTACTTTTAATCCTCTCTTAAATCTCCATCTTCTTTTTACACAGGATCTCTGCAGGGATTTACATCATAAGATTGATGTTATTGATGAGGAGCGCTATGACATTGGAGTTAAAGTGGGCAAAAATGACAAAGAGGTACACacataatataaaaaagtaaataaataatataaagatttcaTAAAGGGTCTATTTTATGCCGCTTGCACAACCCATGATCTG
The nucleotide sequence above comes from Trichomycterus rosablanca isolate fTriRos1 chromosome 8, fTriRos1.hap1, whole genome shotgun sequence. Encoded proteins:
- the LOC134318725 gene encoding troponin I, slow skeletal muscle-like gives rise to the protein FLITFLLFLLPAICISRPKPKPKISASRRLYLKTKILKKASTLLVNEKEVKQQERERVLSERVPPLKLSGLSVQELQALCRELHQKIDIVDEERYDIAAKVAKNYKEISDLSIKIIELKGKMKRPALKRVKISADAMLGALLGSKVKESVDFKANLKTVKKEEEKKEEVTDWRKNVEAMSGMEGRKKLFDAGGQ